One Cricetulus griseus strain 17A/GY chromosome 5, alternate assembly CriGri-PICRH-1.0, whole genome shotgun sequence genomic window carries:
- the Atp2b4 gene encoding plasma membrane calcium-transporting ATPase 4 isoform X2 yields the protein MTHPSTHNVRSSSVPENYEGEFGCTLMDLRKLMELRSADAVAQINSHYGGVQDICARLKTSPVEGLSGNPLDLEKRRLVFGQNVIPPKKPKTFLELVWEALQDVTLIILEIAAIISLVLSFYRPPGGDNEMCGQATSGPDEEEEAETGWIEGAAILTSVIIVVLVTAFNDWSKEKQFRGLQSRIELEQKFCIIRNGQLIQLPVAEIVVGDIAQVKYGDLLPADGILIQGNDLKIDESSLTGESDHVKKSLDKDPMLLSGTHVMEGSGRMVVTAVGINSQTGIIFTLLGASEEDEEENKKKAKTQDGVALEIQPLNSQEGFDVEEKEKKIMKIPKKEKSVLQGKLTRLAVQIGKAGLLMSTLTVVILILYFVIDNFVIQRRAWLPECTPIYIQYFVKFFIIGVTVLVVAVPEGLPLAVTISLAYSVKKMMRDNNLVRHLDACETMGNATAICSDKTGTLTMNRMTVVQACIGGTHYHQIPSPDIFPPKVLDLIVNGISINSAYTSKILPPEKEGGLPRQVGNKTECALLGFVTDLKQDYQAVRSEVPEEKLFKVYTFNSVRKSMSTVIRKPEGGFRMFSKGASEIMLRKCNRILDKGGEAIPFRSKDRDDMVHSVIEPMASEGLRTICIAYRDFDDTEPIWDNENEILTELTCIAVVGIEDPVRPEVPDAINRCKRAGITVRMVTGDNVNTARAIATKCGILTPGDDFLCLEGKEFNRLIRNEKGEVEQEKLDKIWPKLRVLARSSPTDKHTLVKGIIDSTVGEQRQVVAVTGDGTNDGPALKKADVGFAMGIAGTDVAKEASDIILTDDNFTSIVKAVMWGRNVYDSISKFLQFQLTVNVVAVIVAFTGACITQDSPLKAVQMLWVNLIMDTFASLALATEPPTDSLLRRRPYGRKKPLISRTMMKNILGHAVYQLTVVFVLVFVGEKLFDIDSGRKAPLHSPPSQHYTIVFNTFVLMQLFNEINSRKIHGEKNVFAGIYHNAIFCSVVLGTFICQIFIVEFGGKPFSCTKLNLEQWLWCLFIGIGELLWGQVISAIPTKSLKFLKEAGHGADKEEITQEAEGMEEIDLAEMELRRGQILWFRGLSRIQTQIKVVRVLHNFHQVVHKPRNQHSIHHFMTQSGYNADDEFPHSFQDDQEEDAPRAGTRVLLLDGEATPYDNKNNNAVDCNQVQIVASHSDSPLHSLETSV from the exons gtcTATCTGGGAACCCTCTAGATCTGGAGAAACGTAGACTTGTTTTTGGACAGAACGTGATACCTCCAAAAAAGCCCAAGACTTTCTTAGAATTAGTGTGGGAAGCCCTGCAGGATGTCACTCTCATCATCCTGGAGATTGCAGCCATCATCTCCCTGGTCCTGTCCTTCTATCGACCCCCTGGTGGAGATAATGAAA TGTGTGGTCAGGCTACAAGTGGCccagatgaagaggaggaagcagaaaccGGCTGGATTGAGGGAGCAGCCATCCTTACCTCGGTGATCATTGTGGTCTTAGTGACAGCCTTCAATGACTGGAGCAAAGAGAAGCAGTTCCGGGGGCTGCAGAGTCGCATTGAACTTGAGCAAAAATTCTGCATTATACGGAATGGTCAGCTCATCCAACTTCCAGTGGCTGAGATTGTGGTGGGAGATATTGCCCAGGTCAAATACG GTgacctgctgcctgcagatggAATCCTAATCCAGGGAAATGATCTGAAGATTGATGAGAGCTCTCTGACAGGAGAATCGGATCATGTCAAGAAGTCTCTGGACAAAGATCCCATGTTGCTCTCAG GGACTCACGTGATGGAAGGTTCTGGCCGGATGGTAGTGACTGCTGTGGGGATCAACTCGCAGACTGGAATCATCTTCACCCTCTTAGGAGCCagtgaggaagatgaggaggaaaataagaagaaag CAAAGACCCAAGATGGAGTGGCCTTGGAAATCCAGCCACTCAACAGCCAGGAGGGTTTCGACgttgaggaaaaggagaagaaaataatgaagatcCCCAAGAAGGAGAAGTCGGTGCTGCAGGGCAAGCTCACCCGCCTGGCTGTGCAGATCGGGAAGGCAG GTCTGCTCATGTCTACCCTCACAGTCGTCATCTTGATCCTATACTTTGTGATTGACAATTTCGTGATACAGCGCAGAGCGTGGCTACCTGAGTGTACTCCCATCTACATCCAGTATTTTGTCAAGTTTTTCATCATCGGTGTCACTGTATTGGTAGTGGCTGTGCCAGAGGGGCTGCCACTGGCTGtcaccatctcactggcctactCTGTGAAG aaaatgATGAGGGACAACAACTTGGTACGGCACTTGGACGCTTGTGAGACAATGGGCAACGCCACAGCCATCTGCTCCGATAAGACAGGGACACTGACCATGAACCGTATGACAGTGGTACAAGCTTGCATTGGGGGCACTCACTACCACCAGATCCCAAGCCCTGATATCTTCCCGCCCAAGGTTCTGGACCTCATAGTCAATGGCATTTCTATTAACAGCGCTTATACTTCTAAGATTCTG ccTCCAGAAAAGGAGGGAGGCCTACCCCGGCAGGTAGGCAACAAGACAGAGTGTGCCCTGCTGGGCTTTGTGACAGATCTGAAGCAGGATTACCAAGCAGTTCGCAGTGAAGTGCCCGAGGAGAAGCTCTTCAAAGTGTACACCTTCAACTCAGTGCGCAAGTCCATGAGCACCGTCATCAGGAAGCCGGAAGGGGGCTTCCGCATGTTCAGCAAAGGCGCCTCTGAGATAATGCTGCGCAA GTGTAATCGAATTCTGGACAAGGGAGGAGAAGCCATACCGTTCAGAAGTAAGGACCGAGACGACATGGTACACAGTGTCATTGAGCCCATGGCCAGTGAAGGACTCCGGACTATCTGCATAGCTTACCGGGATTTTGACGACACAGAGCCCATCTGGGACAATGAGAATGAAATCCTCACTGAGCTGACCTGCATTGCAGTCGTGGGCATTGAGGACCCTGTGCGCCCAGAG GTACCAGATGCAATTAACAGATGCAAACGGGCTGGTATTACTGTCAGAATGGTGACAGGTGATAACGTCAACACAGCACGGGCCATTGCCACCAAATGTGGCATTCTGACCCCCGGAGATGACTTCTTGTGCTTAGAAGGAAAAGAATTCAACAGGCTTATCCGCAATGAGAAGGGCGAG GTTGAACAAGAAAAGCTGGACAAGATCTGGCCCAAGCTTCGGGTGCTGGCCCGATCTTCTCCCACGGACAAGCACACTCTGGTGAAAG GTATCATTGACAGCACTGTTGGGGAACAGCGGCAGGTGGTGGCTGTCACCGGTGATGGGACAAATGATGGACCTGCTCTAAAGAAAGCAGACGTTGGCTTTGCCATG GGCATTGCAGGCACAGACGTGGCTAAGGAGGCGTCAGACATCATCCTGACCGATGACAACTTCACCAGCATTGTGAAAGCAGTGATGTGGGGACGGAATGTGTATGACAGCATCTCCAAGTTCCTACAGTTCCAGCTCACTGTCAATGTGGTAGCTGTGATCGTGGCTTTCACTGGAGCCTGTATCACTCAG GATTCTCCATTGAAAGCAGTGCAGATGTTGTGGGTTAACCTGATCATGGACACTTTCGCTTCACTGGCCCTGGCCACAGAGCCCCCTACCGATTCTCTGCTGAGGCGTCGCCCCTATGGGCGAAAGAAGCCCCTGATCTCACGTACCATGATGAAGAACATCTTGGGCCACGCAGTGTATCAGCTCACAGTCGTCTTTGTCCTTGTCTTTGTTG GTGAGAAGCTGTTTGACATTGATAGCGGAAGGAAGGCGCCTCTCCACTCACCGCCCAGCCAGCACTATACCATTGTCTTCAACACCTTTGTGCTGATGCAGCTCTTCAACGAAATCAACTCCCGGAAGATCCATGGTGAGAAGAACGTCTTTGCAGGCATCTACCACAACGCCATTTTCTGCTCTGTGGTTTTAGGCACATTCATCTGCCAG ATTTTCATTGTGGAATTTGGGGGTAAACCCTTCAGCTGTACAAAACTCAACCTGGAGcagtggttgtggtgtctcttcatagggATTGGAGAACTTTTGTGGGGCCAG GTCATCTCTGCCATCCCTACCAAGTCTCTGAAGTTCCTAAAGGAGGCTGGACATGGCGCTGACAAAGAGGAGATCACCCAAGAAGCTGAGGGAATGGAAGAGATTGATCTTGCTGAGATGGAGCTGCGCAGAGGCCAGATCCTCTGGTTCCGTGGTCTGAGCCGGATTCAGACTCAG ATCAAAGTGGTCAGAGTGTTGCATAATTTCCATCAAGTCGTTCATAAGCCCAGGAACCAACACTCCATTCACCACTTCATGACCCAGTCTGGATACAATGCAGATGATGAGTTTCCACACTCATTCCAGGATGATCAAGAGGAAGATGCTCCTCGGGCGGGGACTAGGGTACTCCTGTTAGATGGGGAGGCCACTCCATatgacaacaaaaacaacaacgcTGTGGATTGCAACCAAGTGCAAATCGTCGCCTCCCATTCCGACAGCCCTCTGCACAGCCTGGAGACATCAGTTTGA
- the Atp2b4 gene encoding plasma membrane calcium-transporting ATPase 4 isoform X3: protein MTHPSTHNVRSSSVPENYEGEFGCTLMDLRKLMELRSADAVAQINSHYGGVQDICARLKTSPVEGLSGNPLDLEKRRLVFGQNVIPPKKPKTFLELVWEALQDVTLIILEIAAIISLVLSFYRPPGGDNEMCGQATSGPDEEEEAETGWIEGAAILTSVIIVVLVTAFNDWSKEKQFRGLQSRIELEQKFCIIRNGQLIQLPVAEIVVGDIAQVKYGDLLPADGILIQGNDLKIDESSLTGESDHVKKSLDKDPMLLSGTHVMEGSGRMVVTAVGINSQTGIIFTLLGASEEDEEENKKKGKKQGVSENRNKAKTQDGVALEIQPLNSQEGFDVEEKEKKIMKIPKKEKSVLQGKLTRLAVQIGKAGLLMSTLTVVILILYFVIDNFVIQRRAWLPECTPIYIQYFVKFFIIGVTVLVVAVPEGLPLAVTISLAYSVKKMMRDNNLVRHLDACETMGNATAICSDKTGTLTMNRMTVVQACIGGTHYHQIPSPDIFPPKVLDLIVNGISINSAYTSKILPPEKEGGLPRQVGNKTECALLGFVTDLKQDYQAVRSEVPEEKLFKVYTFNSVRKSMSTVIRKPEGGFRMFSKGASEIMLRKCNRILDKGGEAIPFRSKDRDDMVHSVIEPMASEGLRTICIAYRDFDDTEPIWDNENEILTELTCIAVVGIEDPVRPEVPDAINRCKRAGITVRMVTGDNVNTARAIATKCGILTPGDDFLCLEGKEFNRLIRNEKGEVEQEKLDKIWPKLRVLARSSPTDKHTLVKGIIDSTVGEQRQVVAVTGDGTNDGPALKKADVGFAMGIAGTDVAKEASDIILTDDNFTSIVKAVMWGRNVYDSISKFLQFQLTVNVVAVIVAFTGACITQDSPLKAVQMLWVNLIMDTFASLALATEPPTDSLLRRRPYGRKKPLISRTMMKNILGHAVYQLTVVFVLVFVGEKLFDIDSGRKAPLHSPPSQHYTIVFNTFVLMQLFNEINSRKIHGEKNVFAGIYHNAIFCSVVLGTFICQIFIVEFGGKPFSCTKLNLEQWLWCLFIGIGELLWGQVISAIPTKSLKFLKEAGHGADKEEITQEAEGMEEIDLAEMELRRGQILWFRGLSRIQTQIEVINTFQTGASFKGVLKRQNMSQHLDVKLVPSSYSTIKVVRVLHNFHQVVHKPRNQHSIHHFMTQSGYNADDEFPHSFQDDQEEDAPRAGTRVLLLDGEATPYDNKNNNAVDCNQVQIVASHSDSPLHSLETSV from the exons gtcTATCTGGGAACCCTCTAGATCTGGAGAAACGTAGACTTGTTTTTGGACAGAACGTGATACCTCCAAAAAAGCCCAAGACTTTCTTAGAATTAGTGTGGGAAGCCCTGCAGGATGTCACTCTCATCATCCTGGAGATTGCAGCCATCATCTCCCTGGTCCTGTCCTTCTATCGACCCCCTGGTGGAGATAATGAAA TGTGTGGTCAGGCTACAAGTGGCccagatgaagaggaggaagcagaaaccGGCTGGATTGAGGGAGCAGCCATCCTTACCTCGGTGATCATTGTGGTCTTAGTGACAGCCTTCAATGACTGGAGCAAAGAGAAGCAGTTCCGGGGGCTGCAGAGTCGCATTGAACTTGAGCAAAAATTCTGCATTATACGGAATGGTCAGCTCATCCAACTTCCAGTGGCTGAGATTGTGGTGGGAGATATTGCCCAGGTCAAATACG GTgacctgctgcctgcagatggAATCCTAATCCAGGGAAATGATCTGAAGATTGATGAGAGCTCTCTGACAGGAGAATCGGATCATGTCAAGAAGTCTCTGGACAAAGATCCCATGTTGCTCTCAG GGACTCACGTGATGGAAGGTTCTGGCCGGATGGTAGTGACTGCTGTGGGGATCAACTCGCAGACTGGAATCATCTTCACCCTCTTAGGAGCCagtgaggaagatgaggaggaaaataagaagaaag GTAAAAAACAAGGAGTCTCTGAAAATCGCAACAAAG CAAAGACCCAAGATGGAGTGGCCTTGGAAATCCAGCCACTCAACAGCCAGGAGGGTTTCGACgttgaggaaaaggagaagaaaataatgaagatcCCCAAGAAGGAGAAGTCGGTGCTGCAGGGCAAGCTCACCCGCCTGGCTGTGCAGATCGGGAAGGCAG GTCTGCTCATGTCTACCCTCACAGTCGTCATCTTGATCCTATACTTTGTGATTGACAATTTCGTGATACAGCGCAGAGCGTGGCTACCTGAGTGTACTCCCATCTACATCCAGTATTTTGTCAAGTTTTTCATCATCGGTGTCACTGTATTGGTAGTGGCTGTGCCAGAGGGGCTGCCACTGGCTGtcaccatctcactggcctactCTGTGAAG aaaatgATGAGGGACAACAACTTGGTACGGCACTTGGACGCTTGTGAGACAATGGGCAACGCCACAGCCATCTGCTCCGATAAGACAGGGACACTGACCATGAACCGTATGACAGTGGTACAAGCTTGCATTGGGGGCACTCACTACCACCAGATCCCAAGCCCTGATATCTTCCCGCCCAAGGTTCTGGACCTCATAGTCAATGGCATTTCTATTAACAGCGCTTATACTTCTAAGATTCTG ccTCCAGAAAAGGAGGGAGGCCTACCCCGGCAGGTAGGCAACAAGACAGAGTGTGCCCTGCTGGGCTTTGTGACAGATCTGAAGCAGGATTACCAAGCAGTTCGCAGTGAAGTGCCCGAGGAGAAGCTCTTCAAAGTGTACACCTTCAACTCAGTGCGCAAGTCCATGAGCACCGTCATCAGGAAGCCGGAAGGGGGCTTCCGCATGTTCAGCAAAGGCGCCTCTGAGATAATGCTGCGCAA GTGTAATCGAATTCTGGACAAGGGAGGAGAAGCCATACCGTTCAGAAGTAAGGACCGAGACGACATGGTACACAGTGTCATTGAGCCCATGGCCAGTGAAGGACTCCGGACTATCTGCATAGCTTACCGGGATTTTGACGACACAGAGCCCATCTGGGACAATGAGAATGAAATCCTCACTGAGCTGACCTGCATTGCAGTCGTGGGCATTGAGGACCCTGTGCGCCCAGAG GTACCAGATGCAATTAACAGATGCAAACGGGCTGGTATTACTGTCAGAATGGTGACAGGTGATAACGTCAACACAGCACGGGCCATTGCCACCAAATGTGGCATTCTGACCCCCGGAGATGACTTCTTGTGCTTAGAAGGAAAAGAATTCAACAGGCTTATCCGCAATGAGAAGGGCGAG GTTGAACAAGAAAAGCTGGACAAGATCTGGCCCAAGCTTCGGGTGCTGGCCCGATCTTCTCCCACGGACAAGCACACTCTGGTGAAAG GTATCATTGACAGCACTGTTGGGGAACAGCGGCAGGTGGTGGCTGTCACCGGTGATGGGACAAATGATGGACCTGCTCTAAAGAAAGCAGACGTTGGCTTTGCCATG GGCATTGCAGGCACAGACGTGGCTAAGGAGGCGTCAGACATCATCCTGACCGATGACAACTTCACCAGCATTGTGAAAGCAGTGATGTGGGGACGGAATGTGTATGACAGCATCTCCAAGTTCCTACAGTTCCAGCTCACTGTCAATGTGGTAGCTGTGATCGTGGCTTTCACTGGAGCCTGTATCACTCAG GATTCTCCATTGAAAGCAGTGCAGATGTTGTGGGTTAACCTGATCATGGACACTTTCGCTTCACTGGCCCTGGCCACAGAGCCCCCTACCGATTCTCTGCTGAGGCGTCGCCCCTATGGGCGAAAGAAGCCCCTGATCTCACGTACCATGATGAAGAACATCTTGGGCCACGCAGTGTATCAGCTCACAGTCGTCTTTGTCCTTGTCTTTGTTG GTGAGAAGCTGTTTGACATTGATAGCGGAAGGAAGGCGCCTCTCCACTCACCGCCCAGCCAGCACTATACCATTGTCTTCAACACCTTTGTGCTGATGCAGCTCTTCAACGAAATCAACTCCCGGAAGATCCATGGTGAGAAGAACGTCTTTGCAGGCATCTACCACAACGCCATTTTCTGCTCTGTGGTTTTAGGCACATTCATCTGCCAG ATTTTCATTGTGGAATTTGGGGGTAAACCCTTCAGCTGTACAAAACTCAACCTGGAGcagtggttgtggtgtctcttcatagggATTGGAGAACTTTTGTGGGGCCAG GTCATCTCTGCCATCCCTACCAAGTCTCTGAAGTTCCTAAAGGAGGCTGGACATGGCGCTGACAAAGAGGAGATCACCCAAGAAGCTGAGGGAATGGAAGAGATTGATCTTGCTGAGATGGAGCTGCGCAGAGGCCAGATCCTCTGGTTCCGTGGTCTGAGCCGGATTCAGACTCAG ATTGAAGTAATTAACACATTCCAGACGGGAGCCTCTTTTAAGGGAGTCCTAAAGCGACAGAACATGAGCCAACACCTTGATGTAAAACTGGTACCTAGCTCCTATTCAACG ATCAAAGTGGTCAGAGTGTTGCATAATTTCCATCAAGTCGTTCATAAGCCCAGGAACCAACACTCCATTCACCACTTCATGACCCAGTCTGGATACAATGCAGATGATGAGTTTCCACACTCATTCCAGGATGATCAAGAGGAAGATGCTCCTCGGGCGGGGACTAGGGTACTCCTGTTAGATGGGGAGGCCACTCCATatgacaacaaaaacaacaacgcTGTGGATTGCAACCAAGTGCAAATCGTCGCCTCCCATTCCGACAGCCCTCTGCACAGCCTGGAGACATCAGTTTGA
- the Atp2b4 gene encoding plasma membrane calcium-transporting ATPase 4 isoform X1: MTHPSTHNVRSSSVPENYEGEFGCTLMDLRKLMELRSADAVAQINSHYGGVQDICARLKTSPVEGLSGNPLDLEKRRLVFGQNVIPPKKPKTFLELVWEALQDVTLIILEIAAIISLVLSFYRPPGGDNEMCGQATSGPDEEEEAETGWIEGAAILTSVIIVVLVTAFNDWSKEKQFRGLQSRIELEQKFCIIRNGQLIQLPVAEIVVGDIAQVKYGDLLPADGILIQGNDLKIDESSLTGESDHVKKSLDKDPMLLSGTHVMEGSGRMVVTAVGINSQTGIIFTLLGASEEDEEENKKKGKKQGVSENRNKAKTQDGVALEIQPLNSQEGFDVEEKEKKIMKIPKKEKSVLQGKLTRLAVQIGKAGLLMSTLTVVILILYFVIDNFVIQRRAWLPECTPIYIQYFVKFFIIGVTVLVVAVPEGLPLAVTISLAYSVKKMMRDNNLVRHLDACETMGNATAICSDKTGTLTMNRMTVVQACIGGTHYHQIPSPDIFPPKVLDLIVNGISINSAYTSKILPPEKEGGLPRQVGNKTECALLGFVTDLKQDYQAVRSEVPEEKLFKVYTFNSVRKSMSTVIRKPEGGFRMFSKGASEIMLRKCNRILDKGGEAIPFRSKDRDDMVHSVIEPMASEGLRTICIAYRDFDDTEPIWDNENEILTELTCIAVVGIEDPVRPEVPDAINRCKRAGITVRMVTGDNVNTARAIATKCGILTPGDDFLCLEGKEFNRLIRNEKGEVEQEKLDKIWPKLRVLARSSPTDKHTLVKGIIDSTVGEQRQVVAVTGDGTNDGPALKKADVGFAMGIAGTDVAKEASDIILTDDNFTSIVKAVMWGRNVYDSISKFLQFQLTVNVVAVIVAFTGACITQDSPLKAVQMLWVNLIMDTFASLALATEPPTDSLLRRRPYGRKKPLISRTMMKNILGHAVYQLTVVFVLVFVGEKLFDIDSGRKAPLHSPPSQHYTIVFNTFVLMQLFNEINSRKIHGEKNVFAGIYHNAIFCSVVLGTFICQIFIVEFGGKPFSCTKLNLEQWLWCLFIGIGELLWGQVISAIPTKSLKFLKEAGHGADKEEITQEAEGMEEIDLAEMELRRGQILWFRGLSRIQTQIKVVRVLHNFHQVVHKPRNQHSIHHFMTQSGYNADDEFPHSFQDDQEEDAPRAGTRVLLLDGEATPYDNKNNNAVDCNQVQIVASHSDSPLHSLETSV, encoded by the exons gtcTATCTGGGAACCCTCTAGATCTGGAGAAACGTAGACTTGTTTTTGGACAGAACGTGATACCTCCAAAAAAGCCCAAGACTTTCTTAGAATTAGTGTGGGAAGCCCTGCAGGATGTCACTCTCATCATCCTGGAGATTGCAGCCATCATCTCCCTGGTCCTGTCCTTCTATCGACCCCCTGGTGGAGATAATGAAA TGTGTGGTCAGGCTACAAGTGGCccagatgaagaggaggaagcagaaaccGGCTGGATTGAGGGAGCAGCCATCCTTACCTCGGTGATCATTGTGGTCTTAGTGACAGCCTTCAATGACTGGAGCAAAGAGAAGCAGTTCCGGGGGCTGCAGAGTCGCATTGAACTTGAGCAAAAATTCTGCATTATACGGAATGGTCAGCTCATCCAACTTCCAGTGGCTGAGATTGTGGTGGGAGATATTGCCCAGGTCAAATACG GTgacctgctgcctgcagatggAATCCTAATCCAGGGAAATGATCTGAAGATTGATGAGAGCTCTCTGACAGGAGAATCGGATCATGTCAAGAAGTCTCTGGACAAAGATCCCATGTTGCTCTCAG GGACTCACGTGATGGAAGGTTCTGGCCGGATGGTAGTGACTGCTGTGGGGATCAACTCGCAGACTGGAATCATCTTCACCCTCTTAGGAGCCagtgaggaagatgaggaggaaaataagaagaaag GTAAAAAACAAGGAGTCTCTGAAAATCGCAACAAAG CAAAGACCCAAGATGGAGTGGCCTTGGAAATCCAGCCACTCAACAGCCAGGAGGGTTTCGACgttgaggaaaaggagaagaaaataatgaagatcCCCAAGAAGGAGAAGTCGGTGCTGCAGGGCAAGCTCACCCGCCTGGCTGTGCAGATCGGGAAGGCAG GTCTGCTCATGTCTACCCTCACAGTCGTCATCTTGATCCTATACTTTGTGATTGACAATTTCGTGATACAGCGCAGAGCGTGGCTACCTGAGTGTACTCCCATCTACATCCAGTATTTTGTCAAGTTTTTCATCATCGGTGTCACTGTATTGGTAGTGGCTGTGCCAGAGGGGCTGCCACTGGCTGtcaccatctcactggcctactCTGTGAAG aaaatgATGAGGGACAACAACTTGGTACGGCACTTGGACGCTTGTGAGACAATGGGCAACGCCACAGCCATCTGCTCCGATAAGACAGGGACACTGACCATGAACCGTATGACAGTGGTACAAGCTTGCATTGGGGGCACTCACTACCACCAGATCCCAAGCCCTGATATCTTCCCGCCCAAGGTTCTGGACCTCATAGTCAATGGCATTTCTATTAACAGCGCTTATACTTCTAAGATTCTG ccTCCAGAAAAGGAGGGAGGCCTACCCCGGCAGGTAGGCAACAAGACAGAGTGTGCCCTGCTGGGCTTTGTGACAGATCTGAAGCAGGATTACCAAGCAGTTCGCAGTGAAGTGCCCGAGGAGAAGCTCTTCAAAGTGTACACCTTCAACTCAGTGCGCAAGTCCATGAGCACCGTCATCAGGAAGCCGGAAGGGGGCTTCCGCATGTTCAGCAAAGGCGCCTCTGAGATAATGCTGCGCAA GTGTAATCGAATTCTGGACAAGGGAGGAGAAGCCATACCGTTCAGAAGTAAGGACCGAGACGACATGGTACACAGTGTCATTGAGCCCATGGCCAGTGAAGGACTCCGGACTATCTGCATAGCTTACCGGGATTTTGACGACACAGAGCCCATCTGGGACAATGAGAATGAAATCCTCACTGAGCTGACCTGCATTGCAGTCGTGGGCATTGAGGACCCTGTGCGCCCAGAG GTACCAGATGCAATTAACAGATGCAAACGGGCTGGTATTACTGTCAGAATGGTGACAGGTGATAACGTCAACACAGCACGGGCCATTGCCACCAAATGTGGCATTCTGACCCCCGGAGATGACTTCTTGTGCTTAGAAGGAAAAGAATTCAACAGGCTTATCCGCAATGAGAAGGGCGAG GTTGAACAAGAAAAGCTGGACAAGATCTGGCCCAAGCTTCGGGTGCTGGCCCGATCTTCTCCCACGGACAAGCACACTCTGGTGAAAG GTATCATTGACAGCACTGTTGGGGAACAGCGGCAGGTGGTGGCTGTCACCGGTGATGGGACAAATGATGGACCTGCTCTAAAGAAAGCAGACGTTGGCTTTGCCATG GGCATTGCAGGCACAGACGTGGCTAAGGAGGCGTCAGACATCATCCTGACCGATGACAACTTCACCAGCATTGTGAAAGCAGTGATGTGGGGACGGAATGTGTATGACAGCATCTCCAAGTTCCTACAGTTCCAGCTCACTGTCAATGTGGTAGCTGTGATCGTGGCTTTCACTGGAGCCTGTATCACTCAG GATTCTCCATTGAAAGCAGTGCAGATGTTGTGGGTTAACCTGATCATGGACACTTTCGCTTCACTGGCCCTGGCCACAGAGCCCCCTACCGATTCTCTGCTGAGGCGTCGCCCCTATGGGCGAAAGAAGCCCCTGATCTCACGTACCATGATGAAGAACATCTTGGGCCACGCAGTGTATCAGCTCACAGTCGTCTTTGTCCTTGTCTTTGTTG GTGAGAAGCTGTTTGACATTGATAGCGGAAGGAAGGCGCCTCTCCACTCACCGCCCAGCCAGCACTATACCATTGTCTTCAACACCTTTGTGCTGATGCAGCTCTTCAACGAAATCAACTCCCGGAAGATCCATGGTGAGAAGAACGTCTTTGCAGGCATCTACCACAACGCCATTTTCTGCTCTGTGGTTTTAGGCACATTCATCTGCCAG ATTTTCATTGTGGAATTTGGGGGTAAACCCTTCAGCTGTACAAAACTCAACCTGGAGcagtggttgtggtgtctcttcatagggATTGGAGAACTTTTGTGGGGCCAG GTCATCTCTGCCATCCCTACCAAGTCTCTGAAGTTCCTAAAGGAGGCTGGACATGGCGCTGACAAAGAGGAGATCACCCAAGAAGCTGAGGGAATGGAAGAGATTGATCTTGCTGAGATGGAGCTGCGCAGAGGCCAGATCCTCTGGTTCCGTGGTCTGAGCCGGATTCAGACTCAG ATCAAAGTGGTCAGAGTGTTGCATAATTTCCATCAAGTCGTTCATAAGCCCAGGAACCAACACTCCATTCACCACTTCATGACCCAGTCTGGATACAATGCAGATGATGAGTTTCCACACTCATTCCAGGATGATCAAGAGGAAGATGCTCCTCGGGCGGGGACTAGGGTACTCCTGTTAGATGGGGAGGCCACTCCATatgacaacaaaaacaacaacgcTGTGGATTGCAACCAAGTGCAAATCGTCGCCTCCCATTCCGACAGCCCTCTGCACAGCCTGGAGACATCAGTTTGA